The sequence GACGAGCATGCCGACGGCAACCGGACGACGGACGGAGAGAGTCACGAGGCTCATGGCAGACCCCGGGTGGAGACTCAGGCGTTATTGGTGAAGGCGACGGGGCCGCGCCTTACAGGCCGGCCTTCTGCACGTCGACGCGGGCGCCGTCTTTGAGGCTGCCCTGGCCGGCGATGATCACGGACTCACGGCCGGAGAGCCCGGCGGCCACTTCGATGCGGCCATCGCTGGGAAATCCAAGCGTCACCTTGCAGCGCCTGGCGCGCGAACCCTCGACCACGAACAGGTAGTCGGCCGAGTCCTCGCGGACCACGGCGCCCTTCGGCACGAGCAACGCATTCGCGTGGGTGTCGGTGACGATCCGAACCGTCGTGAACGATCCCGGTCTCGCCGCCGGCGTCAGCGACAGGGCTTCGACTGTCACTTTGATTGTGCCCGTGCTGGTATCGACGACCGGGCTAATCTTGGTCACACGCCCGGGGAGACGCTGGCCGCCTGCCGCATCCAGGACCAACTCTGCTGACTGGCCGAGACGGAGGCCCGCCACATCTTTTTCCGGCAGGAACACCCGAGCGACGAGCGGGGACATGTTGGCGACGGTGAACAGCTTCTCGCCGGGCTTGATGTGCCGGCCCTGCACGACGGCGCGATCCACGATGCGTCCGGCGAACGGCGCGAGAATCCTCGTGTAGCTGATCGACAGCGCCGCACTGTCGACGTCGGCCTGGGCGAGGTCGTTCGTGCTGCGCAAGCGCTCGAAGTCCTGCTGGCTGATCAGCTGATCCTGATGCGACCGCTGGGCCCTCTCGTACTCACGCTTCGAGGCCTCGGCCTTGAGGCGTGCCTGCTGGAGCGCGATCTTCTTGTCGGCATCGTCGATCTCTGCCAGCACCTGCCCCTTGGCGACGTTCGCGCCTTCGTCGACGAGCATCCGCACGACCAGACCGTCGGTCTTCGCCAGCACGTCGGCCTGCTGTTCGCTCTCGAGTGTCGATGACGCGCTCAGCGCGGCCGACACCGTGCCGCGTCGCGGCGCCTCGACCTGCACGGGCACAGCGACTTCCTGCCTGGCCGGCGCCGTGGCCGCTGCCGGAGTCTGGCCGTTGGCGGCTACCTTGCCGACGAGCATGAAGCCGCCGACCACGCCAATGATGACGACGACCAGGACGCCTCCGCCCAGTACATACCGTCTCACTCGCCGTTTGGTTTCGATCGTCATGGCGTGTCCTTCCAGCCGCGAAGCCTTTCGATTCATGAATTCGGCATCAAGTACGGGGTACTACGGCCCAGGGGGAGCGCTGGTTACAGAAGGTGACGGATCCGTCGGACAGATTGTTCCTTCCCGGACGCGGCAGCCGCGTTGGGGTGGCATCCGGCATCCAGAAAGGTGAACTGGCTGTCCGCCTCCGCGCGAAGCGCTATGGCGAGACCTCGACGAAGCTCAAGGAGCGAAGTCGGGGATTCCGGCGTACGCCGGAATGACGGATCGAGTTGGGGCACGGCATGCCGTGCCCCAACCGGCGCGAGCGCTCGGCGCCCCGTCGGATCCAGGGAACCGCACACCGCGGGCGGGGCGTCAGGACGCGTGGACGATGAACCGGCCGGACTGCGGCCGGTTGATCAGCAGGGCCTTCAGTTGCTTGAGTGGGCGAAGCGAGGGCCGGTGCTTGATGATCTGATGCTGGAAGCCGGCGGATCGCAACATCTGCTGCGCGCATTCGATCGTGGGAATGGCGCAGAACTCGTATTTCCCGCCGCCGGCGAGACTGTCTCCGGGAAAGAAGCTGATAAGAGGGTACCGCCCGTGCATCGCCGGAACGAGCACGTGCGTTTCGCAGACCAGGGTGCCGGCGGTGACGCGGCGCACGCAGTCGAGCACTTCAATCGGCGAGCGGAGATGATAGAGGACGCCCAGCATCAGGACCAGATCGAAGCGTCCGACGACGTCCGGATCCAGATCCTCTGCCGCCATCCGCAGGTGCTCGACCTTCGAGTTCAGCGCCGAATGCGCCAGGAGGAAACCATCCTTGCCGTGGTGATCCCAGGCGTAGGTGTCGATCGCGAGCACCCGCGCCGCGCCGCGCCGCTCGCATTCGAACGAGAAGAAGCCGTCCCAGGCTCCGATGTCCAGGACGCTCTTGCCGCGAAGGTCATCGGGCAGCGACAGAAAGCGCACTCGCCGTTTGTAGCGGAAGCGGACATGCCGCTCGGGCCGGGTGATGATGCCATGGCCGAGATCGATCGGGTGGCACCACTTGATCGACGCGGCGCGCGCTTTAAGATCTTCCGCCTCGTTCACGTGTGATCGTCCTCCGAGACAGAACCGTACCACACCTGAGACCTTCGCGATTAGCGCGGAGGCTCCCCTACCGGACGTCGCCGCTGGCCACCACGACCAGATTGGGAAGCGGTGCCGTGGTGATGATGTCGCGCAGTTGAGCGTCGAAGCGCGGCGAAGAGGCCAGAACAAACGTGGGCGCCCTGAGCAGGGGTTTGATCCGCTCGTACTCCTCCTGCGTCATCAGGCAGTACGCGGGAGAGCCGCCCGCAAAGAACTCGGATACCGTCGGCACGTCGAACATCTGGTCGACGTGCCGCTGGAGATAGAACACGACACTCGGTGTGGCCACGAGGTACGTGCCGATGCGGGAGCCCGGCGCCGCAACCTGCTGGATCGCCCGGGCCAGATGAGCCACGGGCTTATAGCGTTCGAAATCGGGCAGCGCCCAGAGGACCAGCATCCAATGGCCGACAATCACCGCCGCGCCGATCGCAGCGCACGCGGCCGTGGCGGACCGCCTGGCCAGCGCGACGAGCGCCACCACGGAGGCGATCGCCAGCACGACGCCTGTGGCCGTCGCCCCCTCCACGTGGATGCGGGCGCCAGCGCCGCCGGCCACCCACACGATCGCGCACCCCAACGCAAGCAGCACGATCCCAATCAGGCCCACGCTCCACGTGGTCACGGCAGTCAGCCGGGGCGACAACCCCTTCCTGAACATTCCGTCCAGCACGCCGCCGACCAGCGCCGCGGCCGCCACCACGCAAGGCAGGATGTACAGATCCTGCTGCGCCTTCGAGAGCGAGAAGAACGCGACAATGACGACGATCCACAGGCCCAGCAGCAGGCGGACGGTCTCCTGCCCGATCGGCAGCGTCACGCCGCCGTCGCCAGGATGATCGGAGCGGGCGCGCCACAGGCGCCTCCAAGGCACAAGGGCGAAGCCGGCCGGCAGCAGGAGCGACCACGGGAAATAGAGATCCGCGAAGAGGACCGGCAGATAGAACAGCGGCCCTCGGCTCGGCGCGCCGACGCCCTCGGCGTACCGGGCCAGATTCTCGCGCATCAGAAACGTTGCGATCGCGTCCCACCCATGCTGGGAGTACAGCAGCGCGTAGTACGGGACGACGATCAACGAGACCACGGCGACGCCGGTCGGCAGCATCATCCGCGTGATCGTCATCAATCGCCGTGACGTGATCAGGTAAACCAGGAACACCAGTGCCGGCAGGGCAATCGCGATGGGGCCCTTCGTGATCACGCCCAGGCCCGTCGCCACGTACATGGCGAGCAGCCACCGGCGCCGTCGCTGCGGCTGCGATTCGGCCAGCACGAAGAACAGCAGCGTCAGGCCCAGGAACATCGCCGTGTACACGTCGATGATGATGCGCCTGGAAAACAGCAGGAATCGCGGCGTGGCCGCGAGCGTCAGCGCGGCGACGAGACCCGCGCTGGTTGAACATGCCAATCGGCCCAGCACGAACGCGGCTGCGAGAATCACGAGCGCGCCGGCCGCGATTGGAACCCGCGCGGCGGTCAACGATACGCCGAAGATGCGGTAGGAGGCGGCGACGGCCCAGTACGAAAGCGGCGGCTTGTTGAGCCGCGGCTCGTAGTTGAAGGTGGGATTGACGTAGTCGCCCGCCTCGATCATCTCGCGGGGCGTCTCGGTGTAGAATGCCTCGTTGGCGTCGATGATCGACGTCGCGCCGAGATTCAGGACGTATGGCAGGATGGCCGCCGCAATCAGCAGTATCAGCGCCAGGCGCCTCGAACGCATGGCGTCATCGTACCACCGAAGGGTCACGCGCCAGGCCTCTGGCCGCGCCGCTCGCGCGCATCGGCCGAACCGGCACGGGCGCCCCGCCTCAGCCGAGCAAGGGTCTCAGGACATGACGCCGCCCCTTCGATCGGGCGAGCCTGAGCCGCTATTGGTTCCGATGACGCATTTCCTACTGGCGTAACTTCTCGGCCCGCTTGCTTGAGTACAGGCTAGGGGAGGGTGTCGTGGCAACAACAACTCAAGGGGATAACGCCACCATGGTTGATGCTCGTTGTTCGCCCAGCCGGCCGCGTGCAGGCGGCCAGGCCGGCCGGATTGGTGTCCTGGGCGTCGTCTGCCTGGCGCTGGTGCTGCCGGGTTGTTCGATCAAGAGAATGGCCATTAAGACGGTGGCCGACTCGCTTTCGGAAGGCACGTCGTCGTTTGCGACCGATGACGATCCCGAGTTGATCAAGGACGCGCTCCCCTTCGGTCTGAAGACGCTCGAGGGGCTGCTGGCCCAGCTCCCGACGCATCGGCCCCTGCTCCAATCGGTGGCGGCGGGCTTCACGTCGTACTCGGCGGCCTTCATCCAGCCGGAGATCCGCGGGCTCGAGGACGTCGACCTGGACCGCGCCCGCGAAGTGAAGGTCCGCGCACGCCGCATGTTCATCCGGGCACGCGACTACGGCCTCCGTGCGCTCGAGGTCGGCTATCCCAACCTCCGGCAGAAACTGATGCAGGACCCGAAAGCGGCACTCGCGAAGACCGTGAAGAAAGACGTGCCCGATCTCTACTGGACCGCGGCCGCGTGGGGCTCGGCGATCTCGCTCGGCAAGGACCAGATGGATCTGATCGCCGACGTCCCGATCGTGGACGCGTTGATCCACCGGGCGCTCGAGCTCGACGAGCGGTGGGACAACGGCTCGCTCACCGAATTCATGATCGCGTTCGAGAGCCGCGGCGACGCCCAGGGCGGCAGCCTGGAACGTGCGCGCACGTACTTCGGTCGGACGATGGAGTTGGCCCAGGGGAAGCGGATTTCACCCCTCGTCTCGCTGGCCGAGAACGTCTCGATCACGAACCAGAATCGCGCCGAGTTCGAGAAGTTGCTGGACGAGGCGCTCGCCTTTGACTCCGACAAGTATCCGGAGACGCGGCTCGTCAACCTGCTGGCGCAGAAACGGGCCCGCCAGCTCAAGGCGCTGGCCGGGTCGCTCTTCCTGGAGGAGAAGTAAATAATGAGACGCACCGCTCTGCTGCTATCCATTTGCGCCGCCACGCTTGCACTGGCGATTGTCGTTCCGGCGGGCGCGCAGGCTCCGACACAACTCAATATCAAGGTCGGCACGCTCGCGCCCGAAGGCACTCCGTGGTACGACGTGATCCAGGAGGTCGGCGCCAATTGGAAGAAGGCCTCCGGCGGCACGATCAGCCTCACGATCTTCGGCGGCGGCGTCCAGGGCGACGAGCCGGCCATGGTCAGCAAGATGCGAATCGGCCAGCTTCAGATGGGCGCGTTTACCTCGGTGGGGCTCGAGACGATCACCAAGGAGATGAGCGCGCTGTGGATTCCGCTCCTCTTCCGGAACTACGACGAGCTCGACTACGTGCGCGGCAAGATCGATGCGCGCCTGGAGAAGGCGCTTGGCGACAAGGGCTTCGTCGTCCTCAACTGGGGTGACGCGGGATGGGTCAAGTACTTCGCGAAGAAGCCCATTCCGAATCTCAAGGCGCTTCAGGAGCTGAAGCTGTTCACGTGGGCCGGCAACTCCGAGTCGGAGGAGATGTACAAAGACGCGGGATTCAAGATCGTCCCGCTCGCCGCGACCGACATTCTGATGAATCTGCA comes from Acidobacteriota bacterium and encodes:
- a CDS encoding efflux RND transporter periplasmic adaptor subunit, encoding MTIETKRRVRRYVLGGGVLVVVIIGVVGGFMLVGKVAANGQTPAAATAPARQEVAVPVQVEAPRRGTVSAALSASSTLESEQQADVLAKTDGLVVRMLVDEGANVAKGQVLAEIDDADKKIALQQARLKAEASKREYERAQRSHQDQLISQQDFERLRSTNDLAQADVDSAALSISYTRILAPFAGRIVDRAVVQGRHIKPGEKLFTVANMSPLVARVFLPEKDVAGLRLGQSAELVLDAAGGQRLPGRVTKISPVVDTSTGTIKVTVEALSLTPAARPGSFTTVRIVTDTHANALLVPKGAVVREDSADYLFVVEGSRARRCKVTLGFPSDGRIEVAAGLSGRESVIIAGQGSLKDGARVDVQKAGL
- a CDS encoding DUF1698 domain-containing protein; amino-acid sequence: MNEAEDLKARAASIKWCHPIDLGHGIITRPERHVRFRYKRRVRFLSLPDDLRGKSVLDIGAWDGFFSFECERRGAARVLAIDTYAWDHHGKDGFLLAHSALNSKVEHLRMAAEDLDPDVVGRFDLVLMLGVLYHLRSPIEVLDCVRRVTAGTLVCETHVLVPAMHGRYPLISFFPGDSLAGGGKYEFCAIPTIECAQQMLRSAGFQHQIIKHRPSLRPLKQLKALLINRPQSGRFIVHAS
- a CDS encoding glycosyltransferase family 39 protein codes for the protein MRSRRLALILLIAAAILPYVLNLGATSIIDANEAFYTETPREMIEAGDYVNPTFNYEPRLNKPPLSYWAVAASYRIFGVSLTAARVPIAAGALVILAAAFVLGRLACSTSAGLVAALTLAATPRFLLFSRRIIIDVYTAMFLGLTLLFFVLAESQPQRRRRWLLAMYVATGLGVITKGPIAIALPALVFLVYLITSRRLMTITRMMLPTGVAVVSLIVVPYYALLYSQHGWDAIATFLMRENLARYAEGVGAPSRGPLFYLPVLFADLYFPWSLLLPAGFALVPWRRLWRARSDHPGDGGVTLPIGQETVRLLLGLWIVVIVAFFSLSKAQQDLYILPCVVAAAALVGGVLDGMFRKGLSPRLTAVTTWSVGLIGIVLLALGCAIVWVAGGAGARIHVEGATATGVVLAIASVVALVALARRSATAACAAIGAAVIVGHWMLVLWALPDFERYKPVAHLARAIQQVAAPGSRIGTYLVATPSVVFYLQRHVDQMFDVPTVSEFFAGGSPAYCLMTQEEYERIKPLLRAPTFVLASSPRFDAQLRDIITTAPLPNLVVVASGDVR
- a CDS encoding TRAP transporter TatT component family protein gives rise to the protein MVDARCSPSRPRAGGQAGRIGVLGVVCLALVLPGCSIKRMAIKTVADSLSEGTSSFATDDDPELIKDALPFGLKTLEGLLAQLPTHRPLLQSVAAGFTSYSAAFIQPEIRGLEDVDLDRAREVKVRARRMFIRARDYGLRALEVGYPNLRQKLMQDPKAALAKTVKKDVPDLYWTAAAWGSAISLGKDQMDLIADVPIVDALIHRALELDERWDNGSLTEFMIAFESRGDAQGGSLERARTYFGRTMELAQGKRISPLVSLAENVSITNQNRAEFEKLLDEALAFDSDKYPETRLVNLLAQKRARQLKALAGSLFLEEK
- the dctP gene encoding TRAP transporter substrate-binding protein DctP, with the protein product MRRTALLLSICAATLALAIVVPAGAQAPTQLNIKVGTLAPEGTPWYDVIQEVGANWKKASGGTISLTIFGGGVQGDEPAMVSKMRIGQLQMGAFTSVGLETITKEMSALWIPLLFRNYDELDYVRGKIDARLEKALGDKGFVVLNWGDAGWVKYFAKKPIPNLKALQELKLFTWAGNSESEEMYKDAGFKIVPLAATDILMNLQRNMIEAFPAPATAALANQWFGLAKNMMDIKFAPIVGATIITKAAWDKIDPSLRPTLLKLARETGTKFTPKIRGLETEAIDAMVKRGLQIQKLTPQAEQEWQQTAEKFYPKIRGTIVPADLFDEVKRLVMEYRAQKKPEPAKKLEPAKTLEPVKK